One stretch of Enoplosus armatus isolate fEnoArm2 chromosome 1, fEnoArm2.hap1, whole genome shotgun sequence DNA includes these proteins:
- the vat1l gene encoding synaptic vesicle membrane protein VAT-1 homolog-like — translation MATEGADMTEETEFMIDQNVGKEAENVESSGDAKEMRAVILAGFGGLNKLRVTKKTMPELQDGEVKIRVKACGLNFLDLMVRQGTIDNPPKPPLVPGFECSGIVESVGENTTGFEIGDRVMAFVNYNAWAEVVCTPVDFVYKMPDEMTFAEAAAFSLNFVAAYMMLFEVANLREGMSVLVHSAGGGVGQAVAQLCSTVPNVTVFGIASCFKHAAIRDSVTHLFDRNLDYMQEVKKISPEGVDIVLDCLCGENTGKGLTLLKPLGTYILYGASNMVTGETKSFFSFAKSWWQVEKVNPIKLYEENKVIAGFSLLNLLFKHGKCSLVKSVMDKLLCLYEQKKIKPIVDSLWALEEVKEAMQRIHDRGNIGKLILDVEKTPTPLMASDSTETSEAGEEEEEPEGDNDSKERMPFIH, via the exons ATGGCTACAGAGGGAGCAGATATGACAGAGGAAACCGAGTTCATGATAGACCAAAATGTGGGCAAAGAAGCAGAAAACGTGGAATCGTCCGGCGACGCCAAAGAAATGCGAGCGGTGATCCTGGCAGGTTTTGGAGGTCTCAACAAACTCAGGGTGACCAAGAAGACAATGCCCGAGCTTCAGGATGGTGAAGTGAAGATCCGCGTCAAAGCATG TGGCTTAAATTTCCTGGATCTGATGGTACGTCAGGGGACTATTGATAATCCTCCAAAACCTCCTCTTGTCCCTGGATTTGAATGCTCTGGAATAGTAGAGTCAGTGggtgaaaacacaacaggatTTGAG ATAGGCGACAGAGTCATGGCTTTTGTGAATTACAATGCCTGGGCAGAAGTTGTTTGCACACCAGTGGATTTTGTCTACAAGATGCCAGATGAGATGACTTTTGCTGAGGCCGCTGCGTTCTCCCTGAACTTTGTGGCCGCCTATATGATGCTCTTTGAGGTTGCCAATCTGCGAGAGGGGATGTCAGTGTTGGTCCACTCAGCCGGAGGTGGTGTA gGTCAAGCTGTGGCTCAGCTGTGCTCCACTGTACccaatgtcactgtgtttggGATCGCCTCATGTTTCAAACACGCAGCCATCAGAGACTCGGTGACTCACCTCTTCGACAGAAACCTTGATTATATGCAAGAAGTCAAAAA GATTTCTCCAGAGGGAGTAGACATTGTGTTGGACTGCCTGTGTGGGGAGAACACAGGGAAAGGCCTGACTCTGCTGAAGCCTTTGGGAACTTACATCCTCTATG gcgCGTCAAACATGGTAACTGGGGAAACAAAGAGTTTCTTCAGCTTTGCAAAATCT tgGTGGCAGGTGGAGAAGGTGAACCCTATTAAACTATACGAGGAGAACAAAGTTATAGCAGGATTCTCGTTGCTCAACCTCCTCTTCAAGCACGGGAAATGTAGTCTTGTGAAATCAGTGATGGACAAACTCTTGTGTCTCTATGAGCAAAAGAAGATCAAGCCGATAGTGGACTCCTTATGGGCCCTGGAGGAG GTAAAAGAGGCCATGCAGAGAATTCATGACAGAGGCAACATAGGAAAACTCATTCTGGATGTGGAGAAGACTCCCACCCCTCTG ATGGCCAGCGACAGCACGGAGACCAgtgaggcaggagaggaggaagaggagccagAGGGAGACAACGACAGCAAGGAGCGAATGCCTTTCATCCATTAA
- the bola3 gene encoding bolA-like protein 3: MSKQTPQLTMLACKRSLTTTMTSALRVLRSNQVVVAGHVRRCLSTQTDGEVRIATVLKEKFPLASSLKVVDISGGCGAMYEIHIESSEFKGKRTVQQHQLVNQALKEEIQGMHGLRIFTDVPKH, from the exons ATGAGTAAACAGACGCCACAGTTGACAATGTTGGCCTGTAAACGGAGCTTGACCACCACCATGACCTCTGCTCTCCGGGTTCTTCGCAGTAATCAA gttgttgttgctggcCACGTGCGGAGGTGTCTGTCTACGCAAACAGACGGAGAGGTCCGCATCGCAACGGTACTGAAGGAGAAGTTCCCGTTGGCCTCGTCGCTCAAAGTTGTGGATATATCAG GTGGTTGCGGGGCCATGTATGAGATCCATATAGAGTCGAGTGAGTTCAAAGGAAAAAGGACTGTTCAACAACACCAGTTAGTCAATCAG GCGCTCAAGGAAGAGATTCAAGGAATGCATGGACTCCGAATATTCACTGATGTTCCAAAACATTAG